Proteins encoded in a region of the Burkholderia ubonensis subsp. mesacidophila genome:
- a CDS encoding DUF2946 family protein, protein MDDIVKQALAKWPDVPHCTGWLLLDRRGDWRLRDDAAQAAGELGAPLRHAALVAFIARNYEADEHGQWFFQNGPQRVYVELAYTPWIVRLAEQDGRLTLTDQAGRPFEPREAWLDDAGGVLFRDAGTPPRVAALHDHDLGLFADHADLDATPPVVRWQADRALPLGEIARADVSARFGFVASPAERARAAPPGEH, encoded by the coding sequence ATGGATGACATCGTCAAGCAGGCGCTCGCCAAGTGGCCGGACGTGCCGCACTGCACCGGCTGGCTGCTGCTCGACCGGCGCGGCGACTGGCGCCTGCGCGACGACGCCGCGCAGGCGGCCGGCGAGCTTGGCGCGCCGCTCCGTCACGCGGCGCTGGTCGCGTTCATCGCGCGCAACTACGAAGCCGACGAGCACGGCCAGTGGTTCTTCCAGAACGGGCCGCAGCGCGTGTACGTCGAGCTCGCGTATACCCCGTGGATCGTGCGGCTCGCCGAACAGGACGGGCGGCTCACGCTCACCGACCAGGCCGGCCGGCCGTTCGAGCCGCGGGAAGCGTGGCTCGACGACGCGGGCGGCGTGCTGTTTCGCGACGCCGGCACCCCGCCGCGCGTCGCCGCGCTGCACGACCACGATCTCGGGCTGTTCGCCGACCACGCGGATCTCGACGCGACGCCGCCCGTGGTGCGCTGGCAAGCCGACCGCGCGCTGCCGCTCGGCGAGATCGCGCGCGCCGACGTGTCGGCGCGCTTCGGCTTCGTCGCGAGCCCGGCCGAACGGGCGCGCGCCGCGCCGCCCGGCGAACACTGA
- a CDS encoding M48 family metalloprotease gives MRVKQLLVALLSAALALPPSGFAQRTGALPLEAAPAGLPSISTVPSGIAPDVFGTYGGAESRFSGATGVSNSASGLRAPLRALQLPDLGDGSGGALTPQAERKLGERVMREVRRDPDYLDDWLTRDYLNAVAARLAAAATARFIGGYAPDFDLFPVRDAQINAFSMPGGFIGINTGLFITTQTESELASVVGHEMGHVLQRHIARMIGASEKTGYTALATMLLGVLAGVLARSGDLGSAIAMGGQAYAVDNQLRFSRSAEREADRVGFQLLAGAGYDPYGMPGFFERLDRASMGDAGVPAYARTHPLTGERIADMEDRARRAPYRQPHQSAEYGFVRARLRILQNRAPTDIAAEARRMQLEIDDHTAANVAANWYGVALANTLLGQYDAAGQALAASRAAFDARARRDDDPATSSPSLDVLAADLARRAGRTDDAVRLAALAQRRWPASHAAIVVHLQSLLAARRFGEAQTLARTQALADPQQPDWWDYLAKASDGKGDMLARRRAQAEKLALDGAWPAAIRQLKDARDAKDVSFYDQSMLNARLLEFEARYKEEREEDKNGRS, from the coding sequence ATGCGTGTCAAACAGTTGCTTGTCGCGTTGCTGTCGGCGGCCCTGGCGCTGCCGCCCAGCGGCTTCGCGCAACGCACGGGCGCGTTGCCGCTCGAGGCGGCGCCCGCCGGTCTTCCGTCGATCTCGACCGTGCCGTCCGGCATTGCGCCCGACGTATTCGGCACCTACGGCGGCGCCGAGAGCCGGTTTTCCGGCGCCACCGGCGTGTCGAATTCCGCCTCCGGCCTGCGCGCGCCGCTGCGGGCGCTGCAGTTGCCCGACCTCGGTGACGGCTCCGGCGGCGCGCTGACGCCGCAGGCCGAGCGCAAGCTCGGCGAACGGGTGATGCGCGAGGTGCGGCGCGACCCCGACTATCTCGACGACTGGCTCACGCGCGATTACCTGAACGCGGTGGCGGCGCGGCTCGCGGCCGCGGCCACCGCGCGCTTCATCGGCGGCTATGCGCCCGACTTCGACCTGTTCCCGGTGCGCGACGCGCAGATCAATGCATTCTCGATGCCGGGCGGCTTCATCGGCATCAACACCGGGCTCTTCATCACGACGCAGACGGAGTCCGAGCTCGCGTCGGTCGTCGGCCACGAGATGGGCCACGTGCTGCAGCGGCATATCGCGCGGATGATCGGCGCGAGCGAGAAGACCGGCTATACGGCGCTCGCGACGATGCTGCTCGGCGTGCTGGCGGGCGTGCTCGCGCGCAGCGGCGATCTCGGCAGCGCGATCGCGATGGGCGGGCAGGCGTACGCGGTCGACAACCAGCTGCGCTTCTCGCGCTCGGCGGAGCGCGAGGCGGACCGCGTCGGCTTCCAGCTGCTCGCGGGCGCGGGCTACGACCCGTACGGGATGCCGGGTTTCTTCGAGCGGCTCGATCGCGCGTCGATGGGCGATGCGGGCGTGCCGGCCTATGCGCGCACCCATCCGCTGACCGGCGAACGAATCGCCGACATGGAGGATCGCGCGCGGCGCGCGCCGTACCGCCAGCCGCACCAGTCTGCCGAATACGGGTTCGTGCGCGCCCGGCTGCGCATCCTGCAGAACCGTGCCCCCACCGACATCGCGGCCGAGGCGCGCCGGATGCAGCTCGAGATCGACGACCACACTGCGGCGAACGTCGCCGCGAACTGGTACGGCGTCGCGCTCGCGAACACGCTGCTCGGCCAGTACGACGCGGCGGGCCAGGCGCTGGCGGCGTCGCGCGCAGCGTTCGATGCGCGCGCGCGGCGCGACGACGATCCTGCCACGAGCTCGCCGAGCCTCGACGTGCTCGCCGCGGACCTCGCGCGCCGCGCGGGGCGCACCGACGACGCGGTGAGGCTCGCGGCGCTCGCGCAGCGGCGCTGGCCGGCGTCGCACGCGGCGATCGTCGTGCATCTGCAGTCGCTCCTGGCCGCGCGCCGCTTCGGAGAAGCGCAGACGCTCGCCCGGACGCAGGCGCTGGCCGATCCGCAGCAGCCGGACTGGTGGGACTATCTCGCGAAAGCGAGCGACGGCAAGGGTGACATGCTCGCGCGGCGCCGCGCGCAGGCGGAGAAGCTCGCGCTCGACGGCGCGTGGCCGGCGGCGATCCGCCAGCTGAAGGACGCGCGTGATGCAAAGGACGTGTCGTTCTACGACCAGTCGATGCTCAACGCGCGCCTGCTCGAATTCGAGGCGCGCTACAAGGAAGAGCGCGAGGAAGACAAGAACGGCAGGAGCTAG
- the moaC gene encoding cyclic pyranopterin monophosphate synthase MoaC, whose product MSGLTHFDAAGHAHMVDVGGKQETQRIAIARGTIRMLPATFELIRDGKAKKGDVLGVARIAAIQGAKRTADLIPLCHPLALTRVAVDFELDDALPGVRCVAQVETFGRTGVEMEALTAVQVGLLTVYDMCKAVDRGMVITDVSVREKRGGKSGDWKAEA is encoded by the coding sequence ATGTCTGGACTCACCCATTTCGACGCCGCCGGCCACGCACACATGGTCGACGTCGGCGGCAAGCAGGAAACGCAGCGTATCGCCATCGCACGCGGCACGATCCGGATGCTGCCGGCGACGTTCGAGCTGATCCGCGACGGCAAGGCGAAAAAAGGCGACGTGCTCGGCGTCGCGCGCATCGCGGCGATCCAGGGCGCGAAGCGCACCGCCGACCTGATTCCGCTGTGCCATCCGCTCGCGCTGACCCGCGTCGCGGTCGATTTCGAGCTCGACGACGCGCTGCCGGGCGTGCGCTGCGTCGCGCAGGTCGAGACGTTCGGGCGGACCGGCGTCGAGATGGAGGCGCTCACCGCGGTGCAGGTCGGGCTCCTGACCGTGTACGACATGTGCAAGGCGGTCGATCGCGGGATGGTGATTACCGACGTGAGCGTGCGGGAGAAGCGCGGCGGGAAATCGGGGGACTGGAAGGCGGAAGCGTAA
- a CDS encoding IS110 family transposase: MSVSSVVVGIDVAKEHVDIEVLGAELASQRWANDAEAHSALAAASQPLNISLIVMEATGGYEAALACALQAVGLPVAVVNPRQARDFAKSMGRLAKTDTIDAHMLAEFASVLVRRQDLASFIRPLADAQQQALAAMVTRRRQLLGMLLSERQRLQLAIPVVRPSIETMIDAIRKQLDDVDAQMVAHVREHYSALDVLLRSASGIGPVASATLIAELPELGRLNRRQIAALVGVAPMAWDSGTVRGRRRIQGGRFDIRRVLYMAALTASRRNPAITAFYQRLIASGKPPKVALVACMRKLLTVLNAMVKTSTPWDSSLHSA; encoded by the coding sequence ATGTCTGTTTCCTCAGTGGTGGTCGGCATCGACGTGGCCAAAGAACACGTCGATATTGAAGTCTTGGGCGCTGAACTGGCTTCTCAGCGATGGGCTAACGATGCCGAGGCGCACTCGGCACTGGCAGCGGCTTCGCAACCGCTGAACATTAGCCTGATCGTCATGGAGGCCACTGGCGGCTACGAAGCAGCGCTTGCCTGCGCGCTGCAAGCGGTTGGTCTGCCGGTTGCCGTGGTTAATCCGCGTCAGGCGCGCGACTTTGCTAAATCGATGGGACGTCTGGCCAAGACTGACACGATCGATGCCCATATGCTGGCCGAGTTCGCATCGGTACTGGTTCGCCGCCAGGATCTGGCCAGCTTCATTCGACCGCTGGCGGACGCCCAGCAACAAGCCCTGGCCGCCATGGTCACGCGTCGTCGTCAGTTGCTCGGCATGCTGCTCTCGGAGCGACAGCGTCTGCAACTGGCGATTCCAGTCGTTCGCCCGAGCATCGAGACCATGATCGACGCCATTCGCAAGCAACTCGATGATGTCGATGCCCAAATGGTCGCTCACGTTCGCGAGCACTACAGTGCGCTCGACGTGTTGCTTCGCTCCGCAAGCGGTATCGGTCCGGTAGCCAGCGCCACATTGATCGCGGAATTGCCTGAGCTCGGTCGGCTTAATCGGCGCCAGATTGCAGCCTTGGTCGGTGTCGCCCCGATGGCTTGGGACTCTGGAACCGTCCGCGGACGCAGGCGAATCCAAGGCGGACGCTTTGATATCCGCCGCGTTCTGTACATGGCTGCGCTCACCGCTTCGCGACGCAACCCCGCCATTACCGCCTTCTACCAACGGCTCATTGCTTCCGGCAAACCGCCCAAGGTCGCGCTGGTTGCCTGCATGCGCAAGCTCCTGACCGTGCTCAACGCCATGGTCAAAACCAGCACACCTTGGGACAGTTCGCTTCATTCCGCTTGA
- a CDS encoding TonB family protein, whose product MATCPTYLLLPVAAALLAGCAVSSQQDSKLTCSIPRAVYPETAKPLTRPATVLVRALMTTSGVAENVTITTSSRNAAADRAAAEAMSRATCSQTGPAANPFTLTQPFVFEPRRGG is encoded by the coding sequence ATCTGTTGCTGCCCGTCGCCGCCGCGCTGCTCGCCGGCTGCGCGGTGTCTTCGCAGCAAGACAGCAAGCTGACGTGCAGCATCCCGCGCGCCGTCTACCCGGAGACGGCGAAGCCGCTCACGCGTCCCGCGACCGTGCTGGTGCGGGCGCTGATGACGACCTCCGGGGTGGCGGAAAACGTGACGATCACGACCAGCAGCCGCAATGCCGCCGCGGACCGGGCAGCGGCCGAAGCGATGTCGCGTGCGACCTGCTCGCAGACGGGGCCCGCGGCGAATCCGTTCACGCTGACGCAGCCGTTCGTGTTCGAGCCGCGGCGCGGCGGCTGA